One Solidesulfovibrio fructosivorans JJ] DNA window includes the following coding sequences:
- a CDS encoding secondary thiamine-phosphate synthase enzyme YjbQ — translation METFEVHTTRREELIRLTSALQELVDARGWRDGALVVFCPHTTAGLTVNEDADPDVVADMVAAMGRLLPRDAGYRHVEGNSDAHIKTTLVGPSLTLIVAAGRIMLGTWQGIFLCEWDGPRNRKVWAQWLGQ, via the coding sequence ATGGAAACCTTCGAGGTGCACACCACCCGCCGCGAGGAACTCATCCGGCTCACCAGCGCCCTGCAGGAACTCGTGGACGCCAGGGGCTGGCGCGACGGGGCGCTGGTCGTCTTCTGCCCCCACACCACCGCCGGACTCACCGTCAACGAGGACGCCGATCCGGACGTGGTCGCCGACATGGTCGCGGCCATGGGGCGGTTGCTGCCCCGGGACGCCGGCTACCGACACGTCGAAGGCAACAGCGACGCCCACATCAAAACGACGTTGGTCGGCCCGTCGCTGACGCTCATCGTGGCGGCCGGCCGCATCATGCTCGGCACCTGGCAGGGAATCTTCCTGTGCGAATGGGACGGCCCCAGGAACCGCAAGGTCTGGGCCCAATGGCTCGGTCAATAG